GACTATATTGCGCAACGCCACCAGCGGCTGGATTTTGATGCAGTGAAATATCGCTCTAAGGTCAGTGGAATAGCCACTCACAATCACCTGAAACTACCGGGTGAAGTCGGGTCGTTTTTGTTTCGAGACTGGCCCCAGCAGTTTGAAACTGAGCTGTTTGAGAAATTTCGAAAAGCGTATTACAGCCAAGACGCGATCTATGCCCTGCCCTTTACGGTGGCAGAAGGGTTGGCGGCAAAACATCAGATCCCCCGTGATCGCTTTTTAGCCCGCATCGAAGCCCAAATGACTCAGGCTGAAAAAGTGCGAATGCAGCAGAGTACGGAATGCGATCGCAACTCAAAACTCACGGTTGATCTCAAACACACCCCGATCACAAAGCTAGCTCTCTACTGCTTATCTTTGCCGATCAAGGATCGACAAGCACGACATACGGAATTGACTCAGGCTTTACAGCAATCGGCCCAAGCAGCGCTGCATCGGGCTCCTTTACGGCTGGGAAAGGTGGCAGCAGTACTGGACTGTAGCTATTCCAGTAGCGGCTCGAATGAAAAGCGGAGACGGCCTTTGGGAGTCGCCTTAGCCATTCACTATCTGTTGCAAGCGGCATCCAATCAATATCAGGCCTTTTGGACATTACCTATCTCCGATCCGCTGTTGGTGCAGCCTCGGGGACAGACGGATCTGGCTACACCCTTGCTGGATGCCCTAGCAACCCATCCTGATGTAGTGGTGATTTTGTCCGATGGCTGGGAGAATGATCCACCCAATGGTGCCGCAGAAGTGTTGCGGGTGTTTCGTCGTCGCCTTGATCCATCCGTTTCGATCCTGCACTGCAATCCGGTTTTCAATGCAGATGACTTTTCTGTTCGAAACCTCAGTTCCGCAGTACCCACTGTCGGACTACGAGATGCTGAGGACTTACCAACAGTGCTGGGCTTTGCTCAATTTGCTGACGGCAAATCTTCTCTTGGGGATCTGGAACAGTATTTAAAGGTCCGGGTCCAACAGTTTCTCTCCAAATTCGATCCCAATCATGGCTCCTAAAGCGCCTCTACTGAATACCCTTTCCCTCAAGGGGATAGAGATTGCTCCCTCCCAAGTCTGGGGAGGGATTCGGATTGTGCCGTTACTGCGCCGAAATGTTCGGGGAGATCTGCGTCTAGCCAAACGCGACTATGACGACGATCTGACAGTGGTCTCTCTCCAAGGTCAACCCTTAGCAGCTGGCCTCAAGTACACTTCCTACGTCCCCCACGGGTTAGTACTGTCCTGGGATGAAGAGGGCCAGCCCGTTGCAGCGAAAGGCAGCCAATTAGGGACGGACGGGCAACGGTTTAAGGCCGGTCCCGTCAGTGTCAGGGTGCTATCGCGAATGGCGAAGCGGGAAGCTCGCAATCAACTCCGATTTCTCCCTCTGCATCTGGCGATGGAAGGCTTCTTGTCTCTGTTTTTCTCCGGGCCAGATATTGCTTGGAGTGAGTATTCTAAGCAAGCCCTGTCTCAAGGGTTATCGTCTCGAACCGAATGGTCGGTGTCAGGGCAGGCGATTCAAGGACTAGCGGATGCTCTACGGGTGTTTGAAATCCACGAGCATCAGGTGGGGATGCTGCTGTTTGTATCGGAAGCGCTAGCCTCTGCCTTTATCACGCCCACACCGGAAGATTACCGGCTGCTACACCCCAGTCTGCTGCAAGATTTCTATGGAGAACTGCTGTATCAGTACGGACTCTATGGGGGCACGGTGCCCATGCAGTCCCAGGTGGATGAGTCTAAGGTGGAGACTTTGGCGGATTTGCGGGATGCGATCGCAACCCTCAGACAAGACTGGGCCGCTTTCCAAGGGCTGATGGCCAGCGACCTCCTCCAACGGCCTGTAGAATCCAAACGCATCTATACGGCAGGTCCATTCACCTTGCAGCGGTTTATCACAGATCTCAAACTCAAATCCGAGAATCACATTGGTGAAGCGATTGTCCGCAATGATGGACAACTAGAATACCTAAAAACCTATCGTTTATCTGCAGGTCAGGCTCGAAGGGCCTATTTACTCAGCCAGCTCGCTGCCCAGGGCTGGCACTTAGAACGAACCGCCTTATCCATGGGGGAGTTGCTAGAAAACTTTATCTATCGACTAGAAAAAGCTGGCTTTGGCTATTTAATCAATAATCAAGTGCGTGAGCAGGCACAAAAAGCGAGGCGACGGGATTAGGGTAATGTCGATGATGGTTAAGATCCAATGGCCATTTCATTGAAGCGAAGTTGAGATCGCACATTCACCCGATGATTGGCCTGAATATAGTCAGCCACATACCGAACATCCCGAGCAATCCCTGAAAAGCGGCCTGACCCCCAAGTGTAGAGCCAAGGCAAGCCCACAAAATACAGTCCTTTCACTCCCGTCACGCCCCGATCATGACCGGGATAGCCCTTGCCATCAAACACAGGAATTTCCACCCAGGAATAGTCCATGTCATAGCCAATGGACCAAATCACGGTGCTGATATTAGCAGTTTGCAAGTTCAATGCCGTGGGTTCTGAAGCCGGCTCCCAAGCGGGGCTGTAAGGCTCATCCACTGGCGCAGCAATTTGATGTTTTTCAATATAAGCATCAATGGTGCCCTTGATGCTTTCAGCCACTGCATCGGCCTGATCCAAGTTCTCTTTCAAATTAGGCTGAAACGTTAACTGAGACCCACGAATATCTGCCAGCCTGCCGTAAAGCCGCATCCCTTCCAGGGCAAAATGACGCAAATCAATTTCCCGCCCACCTCCGCGTCCCGTGACATAGTGGTTGGTTTTAGTTCTCACATTCTCTTTTTGGGGATGATCTTCAATGGTCAGATCGTAGTAACCCAATTGATCGAGCCAATCCACCACATCTTTACCTCGGTATTGTCGGGGCGATCGCGGCGCACTACCGACACATAAATGCACCTGTTTTCCTGCTAGATGAAGGTCTTCGGCAATCTGACAGCCCGACTGCCCGGTGCCCACTACAATCACAGCTCCATCGGCTAAACTCTCCGGATTTTTATACTCAGAAGAATGGAGTTGGCGAACCTCTTCGGGAAGACACTGGGCTATACCAGGAATGCTAGGTCGATGATAGCCTCCAGTGGCCACCACAATTTGATCAGCCGTGAATTCCCCAATCGAGGTAGAGACTTCAAACACATCGCTAATGGGATTTTTGCGCACTCGCTGCACACTGACGCCTTCTCTAACGGGAGGATTAAAGGAACGAGCGTAGGCTTCGATATAGTCGACAATTTGGTCTTTTTGCATAAATCCGTTGGAGTCATCTCCAGAATAGGAAAATCCCGGTAGCTGACATTGCCAGTTGGGGGTAACTAAACAAAAAGAATCCCAACGCTTGCTCCGCCAGGAATGGGCAATCTGATACTGCTCAAAGATAATGTGATCAATCTGACATTCACCTAAACAGTAACTAATGGATAAGCCTGCTTGTCCACCGCCCACAATAATGACGGAATAATGGCTGCCCATACTAGATTCCCTTTTGAACTGAGTACGTCGAAGACTATTGGCACCATAAAGGGGGAATGAGGCGACAACGAGTAGCAAGAGATACAGATTGCTGAGGTTTATGACTTTCCCCAGGCTTCACGACATCTCTTGTCCAGTGACTCTGTGAAGAATACTCGTTTTGAACGGATGAACCTAGCAGTTTAGATAGTTTTCTGAAATATTAGAGTAATTCTTGAACTGGGACTGACCTGCTAGTCAGAGATCCGTGCAAGTAATCTTAAATGAGTATGGAAGGACAAGTATTCTGTCGTTATTTCAATAAACTCTCGCAAGACAATAGATCATAGGTCTCGCAGAATATCAAGAGGTGGCTAAATCGAATTGATGCTCCCAAGCAAGGTTGCCACAAACGAGTTCAAGAAAGTTGTGAAGAATGAAATACCATCAACCAAAGAATGAAAACGGGAGAAGGTATGGCATTTTTTCTAGGTAATATAAATCGCATCTTTAATGAGAAAAATACAGAAATAGCTTACTGACATCCATCAAGACATGCAATTAATGATTCATATTAAATTCTTACGAAAAAGTGATTCCAGGAATGCATCACCATTTTTTTATCAAGGAAATAGGCTGAAAAAATTATAACGAATACTTGAATAGTATCTTTCGACAACCACTACCTAAGACAGTCCAATTGAGACTCATATTCTATCAGAAACTGAATAATAGTATCGGAGCTATCTGGTATTTGAGAGATAACTATAATATAGAAATAAAAATCATCTTAAGCCTATGAATCACTTTCGGCAACTGGAATGAAATAATATGATACTTCTCCAAGACAATGAAGAGAAATCAATCCTATTAAGTATGCTTGACAACTTATTATGAGTGACATCCAATAAGTCGTAAAAAAAGGAATTAAGATATTTTAATGCTGGATTGAATATTCAATTTTGTAGAGAAATCGTTGTATACTCCATGATCATTCACTCAGCAAACCTTTGGGTTATCTACGTTTCTTTAAGACAGGCCACAATAGATTCAAGGCTACGCAATTGGTGTTCTTCACTATATGTGTTAACACATTCGATGTAATACATCCCCACAAATATGCAAGTAGTACATTTAATTTTATTCTTGCAAATTCATCGAATTCTTGTGGGCCTCTGAATGTATGATTAAAGCCTATAAAGTAAAGCCACTTAGCGCTTCACCCAATCCCCCCAATCAGTCAGATCGACAGATAAACTGGCTCCAAGCTTTTGTAGGAACTGCCTTAGTTATTGTTACTGTAGCCGCATATTACAGCTATAGCGTAATACGACATTTGGCACTGGAGAGTCTGAGGCAAAATGCCTTTGAAGAAGCGCAGCATGGTGCAGGAGAAATTGATACCTGGTTAGCTAGATTGAAGTCTCAAACCGAGACCATTGCCAATACTCCCACGGTTCTCTCTTTAGACTGGTCGACTATAGAACCCTACTTTATGGATGAACTGAAGCGAAACCAAGAATCATTCAAGCTCTCTTTGATTGGGAAAGACCGCTATTTAATTGCTAACACTTCTGTGGGACTCCAGCGGCAAGACTTACGTCACCGAAACTACCTACGAGAAGTCTTAAAAGGCAAAACGTTTGTCAGTGATGCGGTTGTCTCCCCCACCACAGGTGTTACTCAAATATTGATATCAACACCAATTTGGTCCACAGTCTCACCCACTCCATCATCATTGGATGAGTCAGATGCCATTCAGCAGCAACCCAGCATTTTAGGCGCTGTTAATAACGCTGTCACGGTTGAACTGGTGTCAGAGGTGGTCTCAAGATTAAAGTATGGCCCTGATAGTTATGCATTTGTCCTGAATTCTGATGGCCGGGCTATGGTTCATCCCGATACTCAGTGGATGTCAACGCAAGAAGAGCCCGCAGCTAGCTTGCTAGACGATACCAATACAGATTTAGCTGACATCGCCAAGCGAATGGTTGATCGGCAAGAAGGCATTGAACTGCGTAACATAGATGGGCGACTTCAATATATTGCTTATCTCCCTTCTAAAGAAGCAAATTGGGCGATCGCTTTTGTCATCCCCAAAAACAATATTGAACATCAACTGCAACCCCTAGATCTGATTGCGTTTGCCTTTGGAATGCTGGCTATCAGCTTAGGAGTTGTGCTCTGGCGCTTGCAGGCGACTCAACATCACCAGCTTCGTCAAATCCAAGCGTTGACCAAGGCGACTAACCAAGCACTGGAACAAAGAGTACAGGAGCGTACGATTGAACTCGCACAGGCTAAAGAGCGTGCGCAAGTGACTCTTGAATCGATTGGTGATGCAGTGATTACCACTGATGCCGAGGGACGTGTCGATTATCTCAACCCAGTTGCCGAGAGATTGACGGGTTGGTCACTAGAATCTGCACAAGGAGCGCCGCTCCCTGAGGTATTTCGACTCATTAATGAATACAGTCGTGAGCCAGTAACTGATCCCGTGGCTCGTTGCCTAGCGGAGGGATGCATAGTCGATCTAGCAAATCATACGGTGTTGATCAACCGGCATGGCCAAGAGTTCGCCATTGAAGATTCGGCTGCTCCGATCCGGGACACCAACAATCACTTATTAGGGGTCGTTCTGGTGTTTCACGATGTGAGTGAACAGCGCCGATTACAAGAGGAAATCTCTCATCAGGCTCAACATGATGCGCTGACAGGTTTGTTTAATCGCTATGAGTTTGAACGCCGCCTGCAGCAGGCCATTGAGATGGCCCAAGCACAAGATAGTGAACATGCACTTTGCTACCTGGACCTTGATCAGTTCAAGTTGGTCAATGATACCTGTGGACATGCTGCAGGTGACGCCTTGTTAAAACAGCTGTCCGTTTTGTTCGAGAGTAAAATCCGGCAGTGCGATACATTGGCACGATTAGGTGGCGATGAATTCGGGGTGTTGTTAGAGCATTGCTCCCTCACTAATGCCAAGTCCATTGCTAACACCTTGCGTCAAGCCGTCGAAGATTTTAGCTTTAGTTGGCAGGAGCAGCGTTTTCGCGTCGGGGTCAGCCTTGGTTTGGTTACGGTTGATGCCATGAGTACCAACGTTGCCAATATTTTACAGGCGGCCGATAGTGCCTGTTATGTCGCTAAAGACTCCGGTCGCAATCGTGTCCATGTGTACCTTGAACACGACGAGATGTTAGCTCAACGATATGGCGAGATGAAGTGGGTCTCCCGTATTCAGCAAGCATTAGAGGAAGATCTGTTTGAGTTGTATGCTCAGCCGATTGTTCCCCTCAATGAACGTTTTGCCGGCAGATTACACTGCGAATTGTTATTACGCTTGATTGAAGAAGATGGTAAAACCTCTCTCCCAGGAGCGTTTATGCCAGCTGCCGAGCGATATAACCTAGCCGTTGCCATCGATCGTTGGGTGGTAAGTCACGCTTTTCAGTGGTTGGTTGCCCACGCTGATGTATTTGATCGATTGGCATTAGTTACGCTCAATTTGTCTGGGCATTCCATTGGCGATCGATTTTTTCATGCATACGTATTGAAGCAACTGGATGATACGGGTATATCCGCTAAGAAAATCTGCTTTGAGATTACTGAAACTGCTGCTATAGCCAATCTGACTGATGCCACCCGATTTATGCAGACCCTCAGAACACGAGGTTGTCGTTTCTCATTGGATGATTTCGGTAGTGGGTTATCGTCTTTTGGATATCTAAAAACTTTACCGGTTGATTTTTTAAAAATTGATGGCTTATTTGTGAAGGATATTGTTGACGATCCAGTTGACTTGGCAATGGTGCGCTCGATTAACGAGATTGCTCAGTTGCTCAATAAGGAGACTGTTGCTGAGTGCGTTGAGAATGATGAGATACTCAATCAATTACGCACTCTGGGAGTGGATTATGGACAAGGATATGGTTGTGGTCGCCCCCAACAACTGTCCACTTTTATGCATGAGGGCTCCACACTTTAACAATCTCAAATTTTGTTTCTAAATGAATGGTGATTTCATCAAAATAGTTTTTAACCGCATAAAAACGTGAAACTTACTTGTAGCTTTTTGCCACAGCCCACTAGAAAAGCTGCCAGACGTTTTTGAGGTAGTCTACCTGTTACTTTCGATAGGTAGCATCCAATTACGCTGTCTTTTATTTCGCAAAAAGCTAGTGTACCCCTGTCACTTCAAGTAGACATTAAGAGTTTGTAGTAGTTGATACAGGGGAAGGATTTCAACCCACTTACTGTGCAGAGTTAATGATGCTCACCCATGCATCAGGCACTTCCAAAACTCTTCAAGAAGGATGCTTAACCAATGCCAGAAGTTACTACTCCAATCCACCAGACTGGCGACTTTTTTGTGGATTATGAGGAAAAAGTATTCCCCGATGTGCAGGCCGATCCAGGTGAAAAAGCCTTAGTCACTTTTCATACCGTGGCCTTTGAAGGGTCCATTGGCTTGGTCAATTTATTGCAGGCCACCCGTCTGATTCGCAAAGGATTTGAAACCTCCATTCTGCTCTATGGTCCCGGTGTGACATTGGGAGTGCAGCGAGGGTTTCCCAAACTTGGGGATGAGGCTTTCCCAGGTCATATGGCCATGAATAATCAGCTGGTCAAAATCATGGAAGAAGGCGGCAAAGTCTATGCCTGTCGGTTTGCCCTACAAGCCCTATACGGCCACGGTGAACCCTCGTTGATTCCCGGCATTCAGCCTATCAATCCGTTGGATGTCCTAGATATCGTCTTGATGCACCGGAAAGATGGTGCCTTCATTCTGGATACCTGGACGATGTAGCTCTTTGATGTGCCGTCACTTTAGTCCGCTCATACTCTGAGGGAATCACTATGGATCACGTCAAAACAGTACGAGCTGCCGCTGTCCAGATTAGTCCGGTCTTGTTCAGTCGGGAGGGGACAACGGAGAAAGTTTTGGATGCGATCGCATCTGCAGCCCAAGAAGGCGTCCAACTGATCGTCTTTCCTGAAACCTTAGTCCCCTATTATCCCTATTTC
The Acaryochloris marina S15 genome window above contains:
- a CDS encoding MSMEG_0569 family flavin-dependent oxidoreductase, giving the protein MGSHYSVIIVGGGQAGLSISYCLGECQIDHIIFEQYQIAHSWRSKRWDSFCLVTPNWQCQLPGFSYSGDDSNGFMQKDQIVDYIEAYARSFNPPVREGVSVQRVRKNPISDVFEVSTSIGEFTADQIVVATGGYHRPSIPGIAQCLPEEVRQLHSSEYKNPESLADGAVIVVGTGQSGCQIAEDLHLAGKQVHLCVGSAPRSPRQYRGKDVVDWLDQLGYYDLTIEDHPQKENVRTKTNHYVTGRGGGREIDLRHFALEGMRLYGRLADIRGSQLTFQPNLKENLDQADAVAESIKGTIDAYIEKHQIAAPVDEPYSPAWEPASEPTALNLQTANISTVIWSIGYDMDYSWVEIPVFDGKGYPGHDRGVTGVKGLYFVGLPWLYTWGSGRFSGIARDVRYVADYIQANHRVNVRSQLRFNEMAIGS
- a CDS encoding MSMEG_0572/Sll0783 family nitrogen starvation response protein — its product is MPEVTTPIHQTGDFFVDYEEKVFPDVQADPGEKALVTFHTVAFEGSIGLVNLLQATRLIRKGFETSILLYGPGVTLGVQRGFPKLGDEAFPGHMAMNNQLVKIMEEGGKVYACRFALQALYGHGEPSLIPGIQPINPLDVLDIVLMHRKDGAFILDTWTM
- a CDS encoding EAL domain-containing protein, producing the protein MIKAYKVKPLSASPNPPNQSDRQINWLQAFVGTALVIVTVAAYYSYSVIRHLALESLRQNAFEEAQHGAGEIDTWLARLKSQTETIANTPTVLSLDWSTIEPYFMDELKRNQESFKLSLIGKDRYLIANTSVGLQRQDLRHRNYLREVLKGKTFVSDAVVSPTTGVTQILISTPIWSTVSPTPSSLDESDAIQQQPSILGAVNNAVTVELVSEVVSRLKYGPDSYAFVLNSDGRAMVHPDTQWMSTQEEPAASLLDDTNTDLADIAKRMVDRQEGIELRNIDGRLQYIAYLPSKEANWAIAFVIPKNNIEHQLQPLDLIAFAFGMLAISLGVVLWRLQATQHHQLRQIQALTKATNQALEQRVQERTIELAQAKERAQVTLESIGDAVITTDAEGRVDYLNPVAERLTGWSLESAQGAPLPEVFRLINEYSREPVTDPVARCLAEGCIVDLANHTVLINRHGQEFAIEDSAAPIRDTNNHLLGVVLVFHDVSEQRRLQEEISHQAQHDALTGLFNRYEFERRLQQAIEMAQAQDSEHALCYLDLDQFKLVNDTCGHAAGDALLKQLSVLFESKIRQCDTLARLGGDEFGVLLEHCSLTNAKSIANTLRQAVEDFSFSWQEQRFRVGVSLGLVTVDAMSTNVANILQAADSACYVAKDSGRNRVHVYLEHDEMLAQRYGEMKWVSRIQQALEEDLFELYAQPIVPLNERFAGRLHCELLLRLIEEDGKTSLPGAFMPAAERYNLAVAIDRWVVSHAFQWLVAHADVFDRLALVTLNLSGHSIGDRFFHAYVLKQLDDTGISAKKICFEITETAAIANLTDATRFMQTLRTRGCRFSLDDFGSGLSSFGYLKTLPVDFLKIDGLFVKDIVDDPVDLAMVRSINEIAQLLNKETVAECVENDEILNQLRTLGVDYGQGYGCGRPQQLSTFMHEGSTL
- a CDS encoding ARPP-2 domain-containing protein yields the protein MAPKAPLLNTLSLKGIEIAPSQVWGGIRIVPLLRRNVRGDLRLAKRDYDDDLTVVSLQGQPLAAGLKYTSYVPHGLVLSWDEEGQPVAAKGSQLGTDGQRFKAGPVSVRVLSRMAKREARNQLRFLPLHLAMEGFLSLFFSGPDIAWSEYSKQALSQGLSSRTEWSVSGQAIQGLADALRVFEIHEHQVGMLLFVSEALASAFITPTPEDYRLLHPSLLQDFYGELLYQYGLYGGTVPMQSQVDESKVETLADLRDAIATLRQDWAAFQGLMASDLLQRPVESKRIYTAGPFTLQRFITDLKLKSENHIGEAIVRNDGQLEYLKTYRLSAGQARRAYLLSQLAAQGWHLERTALSMGELLENFIYRLEKAGFGYLINNQVREQAQKARRRD